One window of the Rosa rugosa chromosome 3, drRosRugo1.1, whole genome shotgun sequence genome contains the following:
- the LOC133739259 gene encoding putative disease resistance protein RGA1 isoform X1 — MADWVLSPALQVIFDRIASPVIEKFADLWDFKDNLQSLKETLMLIQPTLEDAEEQQFCNKAVKIWLSKLEKAAYDAEDELHYLNAKGMIRINCVQLLDLKTASYIKEMLQALETTVNEGLIKFTFTRPNMVDRRSSVWETSSFVIKSQIYGRDDDKDKVVKLLLSSQAYQEGYASCIAIVGIGGIGKTTLAQLAYNDERVIQNFDVRVWIYVSDDFNVKKIMKTIIESVTNDECRFSDIELLQSQLWRLLHNKRYLLVLDDVWTSHHNDWDKLKPLFRGGVDGCKVIVTTRNTKTALMTDSPNSPFYLKGLEEEDCWALFKQQAFGRGEEEKYPHLLPIGKQIVRKCGGVPLAAKSLGSIMRFKRSQQQWLSVQNTELWKLDVCELDILPALMLSYFYLPFHLRRCFTFCSIFPKGYEFNKHKLIHMWMAEGLLLEDASKRPENVGDDYFTNLLWMSFFQEVDRCDGGGVIWYKMNDVIHDLSQYVAGNTTMILENGFQPKNLEKIRHSSVVYRYRAITIPQALYEAKHLRSLLFIGESGLIKDFLYRISSSFEYLRTLDVNSCDVHELPYSVCRLICLRYLDLSYTPISTLPDFMAWKLASLQTLNLLGCPNLRRLPALGGMTGLRHLDITACASLTQMPKGIGELHQLETLPLYVISYNGEAHELGGLNLYGRLNLTHLENVTKAVEAKSAGLRMKENIESLGLYWRGEDVDESIMVKLPKAQQEAVISGSQRVPQNSDPVEEILQSLKPHDNLKMLVINGYPGTRLPDWTLPNLTAVYLKECRNCQNLPALGNLLMLKTLSLQGMDSLKHVGADFYGDGTSIPFSSLQELSLCDLSNLEEWSSANNMTSFPRLRKLTVNRCPKLAHIPLSESLQHLELRGCKLRLMSIANLSLLSVLVLENIPDLSSLPQGLIASAHLSCLKILSCPKLRSLPLEMGNCLTSLKSLTIGWCQDLSSLPESLQNLKALESLEISDCHYIISMPDGAIGGLSSLRTLSIENCTSLTSLSSSLEHLTFLEHLTIMYCPSLDSFPEGVQHLSALRSLTILSCPWFDSLPNGLQNVRTLHCLEISSCTNLRALPEWFENLDSLRSLTISACPNLEELPAGLKHLTKLQYLSIQECPELEQRCRQGNGEDWFKIAHVPHKYIGSPQVSQSSEASTSGGSSSQTSAHGMSN, encoded by the exons ATGGCAGACTGGGTCTTATCCCCAGCTTTGCAAGTGATCTTTGACAGAATAGCATCCCCTGTCATAGAAAAGTTTGCTGACTTGTGGGATTTCAAGGACAACCTCCAGAGCCTAAAAGAGACCTTGATGCTGATTCAACCTACTCTCGAGGATGCGGAAGAGCAACAATTCTGCAACAAAGCTGTCAAAATTTGGTTGTCAAAGCTCGAGAAGGCAGCTTATGATGCTGAGGACGAACTGCACTACTTGAATGCTAAAGGTATGATCCGTATCAATTGTGTTCAACTTCTTGATCTTAAGACTGCTTCCTACATCAAAGAGATGCTTCAGGCATTAGAAACAACTGTAAATGAGGGACTTATTAAGTTTACTTTTACAAGGCCTAATATGGTAGATCGTCGATCTTCCGTGTGGGAGACTAGCTCTTTTGTCATCAAGTCACAGATATATGGAAGAGATGATGACAAAGATAAGGTCGTGAAACTGTTGCTGTCTTCTCAAGCTTACCAGGAAGGATATGCATCTTGTATCGCAATAGTTGGTATTGGAGGAATTGGTAAGACCACTCTTGCTCAATTAGCATATAATGACGAGAGAGTAATCCAAAACTTCGATGTTAGGGTGTGGATTTATGTCTCTGATGATTTCAATGTCAAGAAGATCATGAAGACAATTATCGAGTCAGTAACGAACGATGAGTGCAGGTTCTCAGACATTGAACTTCTTCAGTCTCAGCTTTGGCGTTTGCTGCACAATAAAAGATACCTCCTCGTGTTGGATGATGTTTGGACTTCGCATCACAATGACTGGGACAAACTAAAACCTTTGTTTAGAGGGGGTGTTGATGGATGCAAAGTCATTGTTACCACCCGCAATACAAAAACCGCACTCATGACAGACTCCCCAAATTCCCCTTTTTATTTGAAGGGCTTAGAGGAGGAGGATTGCTGGGCTTTGTTCAAGCAACAGGCTTTTGGGcgaggagaagaagagaaatatccaCACCTTTTGCCAATTGGTAAGCAGATTGTCAGAAAATGTGGAGGTGTGCCATTAGCAGCAAAAAGTTTGGGAAGTATAATGCGCTTCAAAAGAAGTCAACAACAGTGGTTGTCTGTGCAAAATACTGAACTTTGGAAATTGGATGTGTGCGAACTAGACATTCTTCCTGCCCTGATGTTGAGTTACTTTTATCTACCATTTCATCTTAGAAGATGCTTTACCTTCTGCTCAATATTTCCAAAAGGTTATGAATTCAACAAGCACAAGTTAATTCATATGTGGATGGCTGAAGGCTTATTATTGGAAGACGCGAGCAAGCGACCTGAAAATGTTGGTGATGACTATTTCACCAATTTGTTGTGGATGTCTTTCTTTCAAGAAGTAGATCGATGTGATGGTGGAGGTGTGATTTGGTACAAAATGAATGATGTCATTCATGACCTCTCACAGTATGTTGCAGGGAACACAACCATGATACTTGAAAATGGTTTCCAACCAAAGAATTTAGAAAAAATTCGCCACTCCTCTGTTGTTTATAGATATAGAGCAATTACAATTCCACAAGCTCTGTATGAAGCAAAACACCTGCGAAGTCTGTTATTTATTGGAGAATCTGGCTTGATAAAGGACTTTCTTTATAGAATCTCTTCAAGTTTTGAATACTTGCGTACGCTAGATGTGAACAGTTGTGATGTTCATGAATTGCCATATTCAGTGTGCCGCTTAATATGTTTGAGATATCTTGACCTGTCTTACACACCTATATCCACGCTTCCTGATTTCATGGCATGGAAACTCGCGTCTCTGCAGACTTTAAACCTACTTGGTTGCCCTAATCTGAGGCGTTTGCCTGCCTTGGGAGGCATGACAGGCCTAAGACATCTCGATATAACTGCATGCGCAAGTTTGACTCAGATGCCTAAGGGTATTGGAGAACTACATCAACTTGAGACATTGCCATTGTATGTTATTAGCTACAACGGCGAGGCCCATGAGCTGGGTGGTTTGAATCTTTATGGCAGGTTAAATCTCACACACTTGGAAAATGTAACCAAGGCAGTAGAAGCGAAATCAGCAGGATTGAGGATGAAGGAGAATATCGAGTCATTGGGACTATATTGGAGAGGCGAAGATGTGGATGAGTCAATCATGGTAAAACTACCTAAAGCCCAACAAGAAGCAGTCATCTCAGGATCTCAGAGAGTGCCACAGAATTCTGACCCTGTGGAAGAAATTCTTCAATCCTTGAAACCGCACGACAATCTGAAGATGCTAGTTATAAATGGGTATCCAGGAACTAGACTTCCTGATTGGACTCTCCCGAATCTAACTGCAGTTTATTTGAAGGAATGTAGAAACTGTCAGAATCTTCCAGCTCTTGGGAATCTCCTGATGCTTAAAACTCTTTCTCTGCAAGGAATGGATAGTCTGAAACACGTTGGTGCAGATTTCTACGGTGATGGTACCAGCATACCATTCTCGTCACTTCAAGAGTTATCGCTCTGTGATTTATCCAACTTGGAAGAGTGGTCGAGTGCAAATAACATGACTTCATTCCCGAGATTGAGGAAGTTAACCGTTAACAGATGTCCCAAGTTGGCACATATACCATTATCTGAATCTCTTCAACATTTGGAGTTGCGGGGTTGTAAACTACGTTTGATGTCCATAGCAAATTTAAGTTTACTTTCTGTGCTCGTCTTAGAAAATATTCCAGACCTATCCTCTCTCCCACAAGGACTTATTGCATCAGCTCATCTGTCTTGTCTGAAGATTTTGTCATGCCCCAAGCTTCGTTCACTGCCTTTGGAGATGGGAAATTGCCTTACTAGTCTGAAATCATTGACCATTGGTTGGTgtcaagatctttcatctctgCCTGAGAGTTTGCAAAACCTCAAAGCCCTAGAATCACTGGAGATTAGTGACTGTCACTACATAATCTCCATGCCCGATGGTGCTATTGGAGGTTTGAGTTCCCTTCGAACTTTGTCCATTGAGAACTGCACTAGTCTGACTTCCTTGTCCTCAAGTTTGGAACATTTGACATTCCTTGAACACTTGACCATTATGTATTGTCCAAGTCTTGATTCTTTTCCAGAGGGTGTGCAACACCTCTCTGCCCTTCGAAGTTTGACTATCCTGAGCTGTCCTTGGTTTGACTCCCTGCCAAATGGCTTACAAAATGTCAGGACACTGCACTGTTTGGAAATTAGTAGCTGCACAAATCTAAGAGCTTTGCCAGAATGGTTTGAGAATCTTGACTCTCTTAGATCCTTGACCATATCTGCTTGTCCTAATTTAGAAGAATTGCCGGCAGGTCTAAAGCATCTCACTAAACTCCAGTACCTCTCTATCCAAGAATGTCCTGAGCTTGAGCAAAGATGCAGACAAGGAAATGGAGAGGATTGGTTCAAAATAGCTCATGTTCCACATAAATACATTGGTTCTCCTCAGGTCAGTCAATCCAGCGAAGCAAGCACCTCAGGCGGATCGTCTTCTCAAACATCTGCTCA CGGCATGAGCAACTAA
- the LOC133739259 gene encoding putative disease resistance protein RGA3 isoform X2 translates to MVDRRSSVWETSSFVIKSQIYGRDDDKDKVVKLLLSSQAYQEGYASCIAIVGIGGIGKTTLAQLAYNDERVIQNFDVRVWIYVSDDFNVKKIMKTIIESVTNDECRFSDIELLQSQLWRLLHNKRYLLVLDDVWTSHHNDWDKLKPLFRGGVDGCKVIVTTRNTKTALMTDSPNSPFYLKGLEEEDCWALFKQQAFGRGEEEKYPHLLPIGKQIVRKCGGVPLAAKSLGSIMRFKRSQQQWLSVQNTELWKLDVCELDILPALMLSYFYLPFHLRRCFTFCSIFPKGYEFNKHKLIHMWMAEGLLLEDASKRPENVGDDYFTNLLWMSFFQEVDRCDGGGVIWYKMNDVIHDLSQYVAGNTTMILENGFQPKNLEKIRHSSVVYRYRAITIPQALYEAKHLRSLLFIGESGLIKDFLYRISSSFEYLRTLDVNSCDVHELPYSVCRLICLRYLDLSYTPISTLPDFMAWKLASLQTLNLLGCPNLRRLPALGGMTGLRHLDITACASLTQMPKGIGELHQLETLPLYVISYNGEAHELGGLNLYGRLNLTHLENVTKAVEAKSAGLRMKENIESLGLYWRGEDVDESIMVKLPKAQQEAVISGSQRVPQNSDPVEEILQSLKPHDNLKMLVINGYPGTRLPDWTLPNLTAVYLKECRNCQNLPALGNLLMLKTLSLQGMDSLKHVGADFYGDGTSIPFSSLQELSLCDLSNLEEWSSANNMTSFPRLRKLTVNRCPKLAHIPLSESLQHLELRGCKLRLMSIANLSLLSVLVLENIPDLSSLPQGLIASAHLSCLKILSCPKLRSLPLEMGNCLTSLKSLTIGWCQDLSSLPESLQNLKALESLEISDCHYIISMPDGAIGGLSSLRTLSIENCTSLTSLSSSLEHLTFLEHLTIMYCPSLDSFPEGVQHLSALRSLTILSCPWFDSLPNGLQNVRTLHCLEISSCTNLRALPEWFENLDSLRSLTISACPNLEELPAGLKHLTKLQYLSIQECPELEQRCRQGNGEDWFKIAHVPHKYIGSPQVSQSSEASTSGGSSSQTSAHGMSN, encoded by the exons ATGGTAGATCGTCGATCTTCCGTGTGGGAGACTAGCTCTTTTGTCATCAAGTCACAGATATATGGAAGAGATGATGACAAAGATAAGGTCGTGAAACTGTTGCTGTCTTCTCAAGCTTACCAGGAAGGATATGCATCTTGTATCGCAATAGTTGGTATTGGAGGAATTGGTAAGACCACTCTTGCTCAATTAGCATATAATGACGAGAGAGTAATCCAAAACTTCGATGTTAGGGTGTGGATTTATGTCTCTGATGATTTCAATGTCAAGAAGATCATGAAGACAATTATCGAGTCAGTAACGAACGATGAGTGCAGGTTCTCAGACATTGAACTTCTTCAGTCTCAGCTTTGGCGTTTGCTGCACAATAAAAGATACCTCCTCGTGTTGGATGATGTTTGGACTTCGCATCACAATGACTGGGACAAACTAAAACCTTTGTTTAGAGGGGGTGTTGATGGATGCAAAGTCATTGTTACCACCCGCAATACAAAAACCGCACTCATGACAGACTCCCCAAATTCCCCTTTTTATTTGAAGGGCTTAGAGGAGGAGGATTGCTGGGCTTTGTTCAAGCAACAGGCTTTTGGGcgaggagaagaagagaaatatccaCACCTTTTGCCAATTGGTAAGCAGATTGTCAGAAAATGTGGAGGTGTGCCATTAGCAGCAAAAAGTTTGGGAAGTATAATGCGCTTCAAAAGAAGTCAACAACAGTGGTTGTCTGTGCAAAATACTGAACTTTGGAAATTGGATGTGTGCGAACTAGACATTCTTCCTGCCCTGATGTTGAGTTACTTTTATCTACCATTTCATCTTAGAAGATGCTTTACCTTCTGCTCAATATTTCCAAAAGGTTATGAATTCAACAAGCACAAGTTAATTCATATGTGGATGGCTGAAGGCTTATTATTGGAAGACGCGAGCAAGCGACCTGAAAATGTTGGTGATGACTATTTCACCAATTTGTTGTGGATGTCTTTCTTTCAAGAAGTAGATCGATGTGATGGTGGAGGTGTGATTTGGTACAAAATGAATGATGTCATTCATGACCTCTCACAGTATGTTGCAGGGAACACAACCATGATACTTGAAAATGGTTTCCAACCAAAGAATTTAGAAAAAATTCGCCACTCCTCTGTTGTTTATAGATATAGAGCAATTACAATTCCACAAGCTCTGTATGAAGCAAAACACCTGCGAAGTCTGTTATTTATTGGAGAATCTGGCTTGATAAAGGACTTTCTTTATAGAATCTCTTCAAGTTTTGAATACTTGCGTACGCTAGATGTGAACAGTTGTGATGTTCATGAATTGCCATATTCAGTGTGCCGCTTAATATGTTTGAGATATCTTGACCTGTCTTACACACCTATATCCACGCTTCCTGATTTCATGGCATGGAAACTCGCGTCTCTGCAGACTTTAAACCTACTTGGTTGCCCTAATCTGAGGCGTTTGCCTGCCTTGGGAGGCATGACAGGCCTAAGACATCTCGATATAACTGCATGCGCAAGTTTGACTCAGATGCCTAAGGGTATTGGAGAACTACATCAACTTGAGACATTGCCATTGTATGTTATTAGCTACAACGGCGAGGCCCATGAGCTGGGTGGTTTGAATCTTTATGGCAGGTTAAATCTCACACACTTGGAAAATGTAACCAAGGCAGTAGAAGCGAAATCAGCAGGATTGAGGATGAAGGAGAATATCGAGTCATTGGGACTATATTGGAGAGGCGAAGATGTGGATGAGTCAATCATGGTAAAACTACCTAAAGCCCAACAAGAAGCAGTCATCTCAGGATCTCAGAGAGTGCCACAGAATTCTGACCCTGTGGAAGAAATTCTTCAATCCTTGAAACCGCACGACAATCTGAAGATGCTAGTTATAAATGGGTATCCAGGAACTAGACTTCCTGATTGGACTCTCCCGAATCTAACTGCAGTTTATTTGAAGGAATGTAGAAACTGTCAGAATCTTCCAGCTCTTGGGAATCTCCTGATGCTTAAAACTCTTTCTCTGCAAGGAATGGATAGTCTGAAACACGTTGGTGCAGATTTCTACGGTGATGGTACCAGCATACCATTCTCGTCACTTCAAGAGTTATCGCTCTGTGATTTATCCAACTTGGAAGAGTGGTCGAGTGCAAATAACATGACTTCATTCCCGAGATTGAGGAAGTTAACCGTTAACAGATGTCCCAAGTTGGCACATATACCATTATCTGAATCTCTTCAACATTTGGAGTTGCGGGGTTGTAAACTACGTTTGATGTCCATAGCAAATTTAAGTTTACTTTCTGTGCTCGTCTTAGAAAATATTCCAGACCTATCCTCTCTCCCACAAGGACTTATTGCATCAGCTCATCTGTCTTGTCTGAAGATTTTGTCATGCCCCAAGCTTCGTTCACTGCCTTTGGAGATGGGAAATTGCCTTACTAGTCTGAAATCATTGACCATTGGTTGGTgtcaagatctttcatctctgCCTGAGAGTTTGCAAAACCTCAAAGCCCTAGAATCACTGGAGATTAGTGACTGTCACTACATAATCTCCATGCCCGATGGTGCTATTGGAGGTTTGAGTTCCCTTCGAACTTTGTCCATTGAGAACTGCACTAGTCTGACTTCCTTGTCCTCAAGTTTGGAACATTTGACATTCCTTGAACACTTGACCATTATGTATTGTCCAAGTCTTGATTCTTTTCCAGAGGGTGTGCAACACCTCTCTGCCCTTCGAAGTTTGACTATCCTGAGCTGTCCTTGGTTTGACTCCCTGCCAAATGGCTTACAAAATGTCAGGACACTGCACTGTTTGGAAATTAGTAGCTGCACAAATCTAAGAGCTTTGCCAGAATGGTTTGAGAATCTTGACTCTCTTAGATCCTTGACCATATCTGCTTGTCCTAATTTAGAAGAATTGCCGGCAGGTCTAAAGCATCTCACTAAACTCCAGTACCTCTCTATCCAAGAATGTCCTGAGCTTGAGCAAAGATGCAGACAAGGAAATGGAGAGGATTGGTTCAAAATAGCTCATGTTCCACATAAATACATTGGTTCTCCTCAGGTCAGTCAATCCAGCGAAGCAAGCACCTCAGGCGGATCGTCTTCTCAAACATCTGCTCA CGGCATGAGCAACTAA
- the LOC133738497 gene encoding large ribosomal subunit protein eL38z/eL38y-like, which yields MPKQIHEIKDFLLTARRKDARSVKIKKTKDAVKFKVRCSKYLYTLCVFDTEKADKLKQSLPPGLSVQDL from the exons ATG CCGAAGCAAATCCATGAGATCAAGGATTTCCTCCTGACTGCAAGAAGGAAGGATGCCCGTTCTGTGAAAATCAAGAAGACGAAGGACGCAGTCAAGTTCAAGGTTCGATGCTCCAAGTACCTTTACACACTTTGTGTGTTTGATACTGAGAAGGCCGATAAGTTGAAGCAATCCCTTCCTCCAG GTTTGAGCGTTCAGGATCTGTGA